One window from the genome of Terriglobales bacterium encodes:
- a CDS encoding ABC transporter permease has translation MNIGEAMRIALQSLWANKLRSVLTLLGVVIGVSSVIAVVTFVNGINGYVAEKVFNLGADVFIVSKQKNVITNFEDYMTGQKRKN, from the coding sequence ATGAACATTGGTGAAGCCATGCGCATCGCCCTGCAGTCGTTGTGGGCGAACAAGCTCCGCTCTGTGCTTACGCTGCTCGGGGTCGTGATCGGCGTGTCTTCTGTGATCGCCGTGGTCACGTTCGTGAATGGCATCAATGGCTATGTGGCGGAGAAGGTCTTCAATCTGGGCGCCGACGTCTTCATCGTGAGCAAGCAGAAAAACGTCATCACCAACTTTGAAGATTACATGACGGGCCAAAAGCGCAAGAAC
- a CDS encoding class II aldolase/adducin family protein, with product MGHWKEIMLRGAVIPFQQVAMLREQVATLRGSSNSEERMRHELARFGAMLHENGFVAATDGNLSVRLEDGRVMITPSGFSKGMMEARDMVIVDPSGKKLSGSHNASSEIQMHLAIYQDRRDVNAVVHAHPCTATAFACSGIALEEPICAEVVMTLGRVPLAPYGTTGTPELTTNIRPFIADHSAILLANHGVVTYAEDLLTAYLKMEAVEHFAKVTLAARQIGAPQVLNAVQLDALEVARQRYLNRRPTKAPQPELTFAFALSQLARRN from the coding sequence ATGGGGCACTGGAAAGAGATCATGCTGCGGGGCGCGGTCATACCGTTCCAGCAGGTGGCGATGTTACGTGAGCAGGTAGCGACCCTACGCGGCTCATCCAACAGCGAAGAGCGCATGCGGCATGAACTCGCTCGTTTCGGAGCCATGCTGCACGAGAATGGCTTCGTTGCCGCAACTGACGGGAATCTCTCTGTGCGTCTTGAAGATGGCCGCGTGATGATCACTCCCAGCGGTTTCAGTAAAGGAATGATGGAAGCGCGGGACATGGTGATCGTCGATCCTTCGGGCAAAAAGCTCAGCGGCAGCCACAACGCCTCCAGCGAGATCCAGATGCACTTGGCGATTTACCAGGATCGCCGCGATGTGAACGCCGTTGTGCACGCCCATCCTTGTACCGCGACCGCTTTTGCCTGCAGCGGAATTGCTTTGGAAGAGCCAATCTGCGCTGAAGTCGTAATGACTCTGGGAAGAGTTCCTTTAGCTCCTTATGGGACGACCGGGACACCCGAGCTGACGACCAACATCCGCCCCTTCATTGCTGACCATTCGGCCATCCTGCTGGCCAATCATGGTGTCGTGACCTATGCCGAGGACCTGCTCACGGCCTACCTGAAAATGGAGGCAGTAGAGCATTTCGCTAAAGTCACCCTAGCAGCCCGGCAGATAGGCGCACCGCAAGTTCTGAATGCCGTCCAGCTCGATGCGCTGGAAGTGGCGAGGCAGCGCTACCTGAACCGCCGGCCGACAAAGGCGCCGCAGCCGGAGCTGACGTTCGCTTTTGCCTTGTCGCAACTGGCTCGCAGAAATTGA
- a CDS encoding response regulator, whose translation MSPLRMLFVDDEPSIRLTLPAILRMHGHTVEVAASVSEALTAIQSRKFDVLISDLNIGNAGDGFTVVSAMRRTQPECVTLILTGYPGFESALQAIRSQVDDYLVKPTQIERLVETIERRISERTPHKPLPVKRVRQIMEENQDEIINLTLSSVSSSRRLRKGDASRGLPELVSALVIGLHPGRERESFARGGVHGALRREQGRSIDDLFEEFRALERAVYEVVQENLLAADVSNLVPDLRALNDHVQDVLRHAVNAFLARHIAA comes from the coding sequence ATGTCACCGCTTCGCATGCTGTTTGTGGACGACGAGCCCAGCATCCGGCTCACTCTTCCGGCGATTTTGCGCATGCATGGCCACACCGTAGAAGTTGCCGCAAGTGTTTCTGAGGCGCTAACCGCCATCCAATCGAGGAAGTTTGATGTGCTCATTTCCGACCTGAACATCGGCAATGCCGGCGATGGATTCACGGTGGTCAGCGCGATGCGGCGTACGCAGCCCGAATGCGTAACCTTGATTCTGACCGGATATCCCGGCTTCGAATCTGCGCTACAGGCGATTCGCAGCCAGGTGGACGACTATCTGGTGAAGCCTACGCAAATTGAACGATTGGTCGAAACCATCGAGCGCAGGATTTCGGAGCGCACGCCTCATAAGCCTCTCCCGGTGAAACGCGTCCGTCAGATCATGGAAGAGAACCAGGATGAAATCATCAATCTGACACTTTCCTCGGTGTCTTCGTCGAGACGATTGCGGAAAGGAGACGCCAGCCGCGGTCTTCCCGAATTGGTATCGGCGCTGGTGATTGGCTTGCACCCCGGCAGAGAACGCGAGAGTTTCGCCCGGGGAGGTGTACACGGGGCTCTGCGCCGGGAGCAGGGCCGCTCGATCGACGATCTCTTTGAAGAATTTCGCGCGCTGGAACGAGCGGTCTATGAGGTCGTGCAGGAGAACCTACTGGCAGCCGACGTCAGCAACCTGGTTCCCGACCTGCGCGCTTTAAACGATCACGTGCAGGATGTCCTGCGACATGCTGTGAACGCGTTTCTCGCGCGCCACATTGCTGCGTGA
- a CDS encoding PAS domain S-box protein: MAIVLPFLMVALFCAALLWAVRQVVAADHAVQHAGQIVTQSYQSLALILDMETGVRGYLATESRDFLEPYQRSGPKVDAALQGLDDLIEEEDIQEEQHVSHIKTAFDEWHKFAEDAIHQRRAGATAAAEIDNARGKFLMDNIRDNFASLVASEEERRDNAQISAHNAARFTSRLGILLALAVAAIIVIFIGYELFALSRTYETSLTRSDALARELGRREAHFRVLAEAIPQIVWATTRDGTPQYFNQRWFEYTGAPANTEEPWPERVHPDHLDQTLAAWKQSLSSGAPLVVETKLRDSAGNYRWHLGRALPLRNERGEIARWLGTFTDIDDQKRAEEALSRLAAIVESSEDAIYSKDLDGQIKSWNRGAEKMYGYSAGEMIGHNVSRLTPSDRLHENADILELLRRGESIEHIETIRLRKDGSQVEVSMAISPVRNAAGAIVGASTIARDVTERNRATEALRKTEKLAATGRLAGTMAHEINNPLEAVTHLLYLIDKSSSLDQAARNYTQIAMAEVDRIGHIAKQALGFYREASSPIDVKISELVSNVVELYNAGAQNKGVQLEAQLENDASVKAFPGEMRQVFSNLIVNAVDAVLRGGVVKVRVKHGRDWASRRMGIRVLVSDNGPGIPPNVRPHIFEPFFTTKGERGTGIGLWVSEGVLEKQGGRIRLKSSMGRMHGTTFSVFLPYN, encoded by the coding sequence GTGGCGATCGTCTTGCCGTTCCTGATGGTGGCGCTGTTCTGTGCGGCGCTGTTGTGGGCAGTTCGCCAGGTCGTAGCAGCGGATCATGCTGTACAGCACGCAGGTCAGATCGTTACCCAAAGTTATCAGAGTCTGGCCTTGATTCTCGATATGGAGACCGGTGTACGCGGATATCTCGCGACCGAGAGCCGGGATTTCTTAGAGCCGTACCAGCGTTCCGGACCCAAAGTCGACGCCGCGCTGCAAGGGCTCGATGACTTGATTGAAGAAGAAGACATACAAGAGGAACAGCACGTTTCCCATATCAAGACAGCCTTCGACGAGTGGCACAAATTTGCTGAAGATGCCATCCACCAGCGTCGAGCGGGAGCTACTGCCGCAGCCGAGATCGACAACGCACGCGGCAAGTTCCTGATGGACAACATCCGCGATAACTTTGCCTCGCTGGTTGCGAGTGAAGAGGAACGCCGCGACAATGCTCAGATCTCCGCGCACAATGCAGCACGCTTCACATCGCGTCTCGGCATTTTGCTCGCGCTCGCAGTGGCGGCGATCATCGTTATCTTCATTGGCTACGAGCTGTTCGCCCTGTCGCGCACCTATGAGACATCCCTCACTCGTTCCGACGCTCTCGCACGTGAACTCGGGCGGCGCGAAGCCCACTTCCGCGTTCTGGCCGAAGCCATACCGCAGATCGTGTGGGCTACCACGCGCGATGGAACTCCGCAATACTTCAACCAACGCTGGTTTGAGTACACCGGGGCGCCTGCCAATACAGAGGAGCCTTGGCCGGAGCGGGTCCATCCTGATCATCTGGATCAAACACTGGCGGCATGGAAGCAATCGCTCTCATCGGGCGCTCCGTTGGTAGTTGAAACCAAACTGCGAGACTCCGCGGGCAACTACCGCTGGCACCTCGGACGCGCTCTTCCCCTGCGCAACGAAAGAGGCGAGATTGCCCGTTGGCTGGGAACCTTCACCGACATCGACGACCAGAAGCGCGCAGAGGAAGCCCTGAGCCGTCTGGCGGCGATCGTAGAAAGCTCGGAAGACGCCATTTATAGCAAGGATCTCGATGGCCAAATCAAGAGCTGGAATCGCGGTGCAGAAAAAATGTACGGCTACTCCGCTGGAGAGATGATCGGGCACAATGTTTCCCGGCTGACTCCTTCCGATCGCCTCCACGAGAATGCCGACATTCTTGAGCTCCTCCGCCGCGGCGAATCGATCGAGCATATCGAGACCATTCGGCTTCGCAAAGATGGGTCGCAGGTCGAAGTTTCGATGGCGATCTCGCCGGTGCGGAACGCAGCGGGAGCAATCGTTGGAGCTTCGACCATTGCGCGCGACGTTACCGAGCGTAACCGCGCAACCGAGGCCTTGCGCAAAACCGAAAAGCTTGCGGCCACCGGACGTCTTGCCGGCACCATGGCGCACGAGATTAACAACCCACTCGAGGCCGTCACCCACCTGCTTTACCTCATCGACAAGAGCTCCTCGCTGGATCAGGCAGCCCGCAACTACACGCAGATCGCAATGGCGGAAGTGGATCGCATCGGACACATTGCCAAGCAGGCGCTCGGCTTTTATCGCGAAGCGTCGTCCCCAATCGACGTGAAAATCTCTGAGCTCGTAAGCAATGTTGTTGAGCTGTACAACGCCGGCGCGCAAAACAAAGGCGTACAGCTGGAGGCACAACTCGAAAACGACGCTTCGGTGAAAGCTTTTCCCGGCGAAATGCGCCAAGTCTTTTCCAATCTCATCGTGAATGCCGTCGATGCCGTGCTCCGAGGTGGAGTAGTGAAGGTTCGCGTGAAGCATGGTCGCGATTGGGCTTCGCGCAGGATGGGAATTCGCGTGCTCGTTTCTGACAATGGTCCCGGAATTCCGCCGAACGTTCGACCCCATATCTTCGAGCCATTCTTCACGACAAAGGGCGAACGCGGAACCGGGATTGGTCTATGGGTTTCAGAGGGCGTGCTGGAAAAACAAGGCGGCAGGATTCGGCTCAAAAGTTCGATGGGACGAATGCATGGCACTACATTTTCGGTGTTCTTGCCTTACAACTGA
- the mnmE gene encoding tRNA uridine-5-carboxymethylaminomethyl(34) synthesis GTPase MnmE: MHLDDTIVAVSTPPGRGGIGVVRLSGTDARSIVEPLLRLKRPLEAGRAVFGELIDATSGERVDEIVVTFFGNPHSYTTEDVIEISAHGAPVVLEHIVEQALNRGARLAEPGEFTMRGFLHGRIDLTQAEAVRDLIESQTLFQAKAAAQQLEGALSRRIAPIKKKLVELIALLEAGIDFAEDDVGVLADERILAAIHEIRTPLAALAESFAYGRVVHDGLTLAIIGRPNVGKSSLFNRLVERERAIVTTLPGTTRDLVTETVSISGIPIRLVDTAGIRAAADEAEEIGIRKAYEALADADIVLVVRDHTSAQHPEEEQRLLDATEGRKRVLVRNKIDLSSETEFVAGRNHLPEIRTSALSGKGISELRERIVAEGGGNAREQQESGFITNLRQRKLVEESLSALSAAENAVRTRIPHEMLLMDLHSALEALDALTGQTTTDDILNLIFSTFCIGK; encoded by the coding sequence GTGCATCTGGACGACACCATTGTCGCGGTCTCTACGCCGCCGGGGCGCGGCGGTATTGGTGTGGTGCGGCTCAGCGGAACCGACGCGCGAAGCATTGTCGAGCCTCTGTTGCGCCTGAAGAGGCCGCTGGAAGCAGGACGAGCTGTTTTCGGCGAGTTGATCGACGCGACCTCGGGTGAGCGCGTCGATGAAATTGTTGTTACCTTCTTCGGGAATCCGCATTCGTACACAACCGAAGATGTCATTGAGATCTCGGCTCACGGCGCGCCGGTAGTGCTGGAGCACATAGTCGAGCAGGCGCTGAATCGCGGCGCACGCCTTGCGGAGCCGGGGGAGTTCACAATGCGGGGCTTCCTGCATGGCAGGATCGATCTCACACAGGCAGAAGCCGTGCGCGATCTGATCGAGTCGCAGACGCTCTTTCAGGCTAAGGCAGCTGCACAGCAACTTGAAGGCGCGCTTTCGCGTCGAATTGCGCCGATAAAGAAGAAGCTCGTCGAGTTAATTGCACTGCTCGAAGCCGGCATTGACTTTGCCGAAGACGATGTAGGTGTTCTTGCCGACGAGCGGATACTCGCTGCCATTCACGAGATTCGAACCCCGCTTGCTGCGCTGGCGGAGTCTTTTGCATACGGGCGCGTCGTGCACGACGGACTCACGCTCGCCATCATAGGCCGTCCCAATGTGGGAAAGTCCAGCCTCTTCAACCGGCTAGTAGAGCGTGAGCGCGCCATTGTCACTACCCTTCCGGGGACTACGCGCGACCTCGTTACGGAGACCGTTTCCATTTCGGGAATTCCGATCCGGCTGGTCGACACGGCGGGAATTCGCGCGGCGGCGGACGAAGCGGAAGAAATCGGTATCCGCAAAGCCTATGAGGCATTGGCGGATGCAGATATCGTTCTTGTCGTCCGGGATCACACTTCCGCTCAACACCCCGAAGAAGAACAACGCCTGCTCGACGCGACCGAAGGACGGAAAAGAGTCCTGGTGCGGAACAAGATCGATCTTAGTTCCGAAACGGAATTTGTGGCGGGCCGAAACCACCTTCCGGAGATTCGCACGTCAGCGCTCTCGGGCAAAGGCATTAGCGAACTCCGCGAGCGCATTGTTGCCGAAGGCGGCGGAAATGCGCGCGAGCAGCAGGAAAGCGGCTTTATCACCAATCTGCGGCAAAGAAAGCTGGTCGAAGAGTCTCTCAGCGCACTGTCAGCGGCGGAAAATGCGGTGCGCACTCGTATACCTCACGAGATGCTGCTGATGGATTTGCATTCGGCCCTCGAAGCGCTCGATGCTCTTACCGGCCAGACCACAACCGACGACATCCTGAACCTGATCTTCAGCACGTTCTGTATTGGGAAATAA